A stretch of the candidate division WOR-3 bacterium genome encodes the following:
- a CDS encoding diguanylate cyclase — MQESSHYLDDLTGVLNRRFLREQLEPRVKDWIANQSPFSVVIVDIDHFKEINDIHGHLQGDSVIKEFANFIKKAMRGTDFVIRYGGDEFICIMPRTSKHDSEKVYQRLVKQLSEQNFAGLKLTVSAGIAGFPDDADNLETIIKFADSALYDAKRSGRNRVSVQGGRRAELPVRTFIDRFEEKDLIQRTIFDKGELKIIVVSGPLGIGKTRLTREVLSTIQGKEISWADCIPLIENIAYYPIRELIRYRIERYGMTIFESIPPAYKVEIFKLLPEYASDKDQLPEGTVALTDKYRLYESVKRILEFGERDKIFIVDNMQWIDTESIEVFKYLMRSLKSRPITFIFIRRLEEKNESLQAFYSYLNREFQIQEMELKTFGDKDVREMLKAVLGDEPPQDLVIYIQTESGGVPFYIEEIIRELLRSRNLFTEGEKWIFEKPEKGIVPKTLTEIILQKCSGLNREANEVLELACVIGSFDISIIKEITGYNEGHILGLINDISRLGVVRYVRNKYTFNEAVTRNAIYQNFSDGPRSQMLHHAVGMAMEKLSRDKIDEISEDLAFHFYISRDIERGIKYCLKAAQIASNKYANSNALRYYFWALELLGEPSDDDTKRVFIDTIIKMSNILYRTGKHPQAQELLEKAEKYAKDMDDRKSLIKLKKEMGEHIMYLGNYSSAIEALNESITLAREEKDYASQVYALVSLGNAHRLHNNNEEALKAYQEACKIAEDIGDRVSAVRAMFNIGNIMLDDLRYNEALEKYETALKFHQEMKNKLSEGRALNNIGNLYEELGDYKNARKSYEQALKISQETGSRHDECLNSLNLANVNVEIGNRKNAFDFAQHGLKIAIDTGNPYDEILSRICLSSVQMEYGDCSKAMETLETALKMAESINLFNVNLHSLIGRCLIYLNEIDKASAHFKKIENVIETGTTGIGTIIDLSQWYFVIGDPIKLCQIKDMLKKKAQNAKSPKIDAEIEIMEANCCILNKDYPNAENHLYNALSLMEKIESPLNIGITNYRIAQLELLLSNTDKAKKHQEKALEIFKSIDAIPWIERTTNFKPITT; from the coding sequence ATGCAAGAATCTAGTCATTATCTGGATGATCTGACCGGTGTTCTCAACCGTCGCTTTTTACGCGAACAATTAGAACCCCGCGTCAAAGATTGGATTGCTAACCAATCACCCTTTTCTGTTGTGATTGTTGATATAGACCATTTTAAAGAAATAAACGATATCCATGGGCACCTGCAAGGTGATTCCGTAATCAAAGAGTTTGCAAATTTTATAAAAAAAGCGATGCGGGGAACCGACTTTGTCATACGCTACGGTGGGGATGAGTTTATTTGTATTATGCCCCGCACCAGTAAGCACGATAGTGAAAAGGTTTACCAGCGGCTCGTCAAACAATTATCTGAACAAAACTTTGCAGGACTGAAATTAACCGTCAGCGCAGGCATTGCCGGATTTCCCGATGATGCAGATAACTTAGAAACAATTATAAAGTTTGCGGATAGTGCGCTTTACGACGCCAAAAGGAGTGGGCGGAATCGCGTGAGCGTGCAGGGTGGGCGTCGTGCCGAGTTACCAGTAAGGACGTTTATAGACAGGTTTGAAGAAAAAGACCTCATACAGAGAACAATTTTTGATAAGGGGGAATTAAAAATAATAGTTGTTTCCGGACCCCTCGGTATCGGTAAAACAAGATTGACCCGTGAGGTTTTATCCACCATTCAAGGAAAAGAAATTTCATGGGCGGACTGTATTCCGTTGATTGAGAATATTGCATACTACCCTATTCGGGAACTAATCAGATATAGAATTGAACGATATGGAATGACAATTTTTGAATCAATACCTCCCGCTTATAAGGTTGAAATCTTTAAACTTCTGCCTGAATATGCTTCAGATAAAGACCAGTTACCCGAAGGAACAGTCGCCTTGACTGATAAATATAGACTTTATGAATCAGTGAAACGAATCCTTGAATTTGGTGAAAGAGACAAAATCTTTATTGTTGATAATATGCAATGGATTGATACAGAATCAATTGAGGTTTTCAAATATCTTATGCGCAGTCTCAAATCTCGTCCCATCACTTTTATATTTATTCGTAGATTAGAAGAGAAAAATGAGAGTTTACAGGCATTTTATTCTTATCTAAATCGTGAATTTCAGATTCAAGAAATGGAATTAAAAACTTTCGGCGATAAAGATGTTAGAGAAATGCTCAAAGCAGTATTGGGTGATGAGCCACCTCAAGATTTGGTCATTTACATACAGACTGAAAGCGGTGGTGTACCTTTCTATATTGAAGAGATAATTCGTGAACTTTTGCGTTCTCGCAACCTATTCACTGAAGGTGAGAAATGGATATTTGAAAAGCCAGAAAAAGGAATTGTACCTAAAACCCTGACCGAAATCATACTTCAAAAATGCAGTGGGTTGAACCGTGAAGCAAATGAAGTACTTGAACTCGCCTGCGTAATCGGTAGCTTTGATATAAGCATTATTAAAGAAATAACCGGATACAATGAAGGGCATATCCTTGGTTTGATTAATGATATAAGCCGACTCGGAGTTGTCCGTTATGTGCGAAACAAATATACATTTAACGAAGCTGTAACAAGAAATGCCATATATCAAAATTTTAGTGACGGACCTCGTTCCCAGATGCTACACCACGCGGTTGGTATGGCAATGGAGAAACTCAGTCGGGACAAAATAGACGAAATCTCTGAAGATCTCGCCTTCCACTTTTACATTTCCCGTGATATAGAACGCGGGATAAAATATTGCCTTAAAGCTGCACAAATCGCCAGTAATAAATACGCCAATAGCAATGCGCTCCGATATTATTTTTGGGCACTTGAATTGCTCGGAGAACCTTCTGATGATGATACTAAAAGGGTATTTATTGATACGATAATTAAAATGAGCAATATTCTTTATAGAACAGGAAAACATCCTCAGGCGCAGGAACTCCTTGAGAAAGCGGAGAAATATGCAAAGGATATGGACGACAGGAAATCGCTAATCAAACTAAAAAAAGAAATGGGTGAGCATATTATGTATTTAGGAAATTATTCATCGGCAATTGAAGCCCTGAATGAAAGTATTACACTTGCACGCGAAGAAAAAGACTATGCATCTCAAGTTTATGCCCTTGTGTCTTTAGGGAATGCCCATCGTCTTCATAACAACAATGAAGAGGCCTTAAAAGCATATCAGGAAGCCTGCAAAATTGCAGAAGATATTGGAGATAGAGTTAGTGCAGTCCGTGCTATGTTCAATATTGGGAATATTATGCTGGATGATTTAAGATATAATGAAGCACTTGAAAAGTATGAAACAGCATTAAAGTTCCATCAGGAGATGAAAAACAAATTAAGTGAAGGCCGTGCCCTGAATAATATCGGAAACCTCTACGAAGAACTCGGGGATTATAAAAATGCCCGTAAATCTTATGAACAGGCATTAAAAATATCCCAGGAAACCGGCAGCCGTCATGACGAATGTCTAAATTCATTGAACCTTGCAAATGTTAATGTAGAGATTGGTAATCGTAAAAATGCCTTTGATTTTGCCCAACACGGTCTAAAAATTGCAATTGATACCGGCAATCCTTATGATGAAATTCTATCACGGATATGTCTGTCATCAGTGCAAATGGAATACGGCGATTGTTCAAAAGCAATGGAAACCCTTGAAACCGCATTAAAAATGGCAGAATCAATAAATCTTTTTAATGTCAATCTGCATAGTTTGATTGGCAGATGTCTGATTTATTTAAATGAAATTGATAAAGCGAGTGCTCATTTCAAAAAAATTGAGAATGTTATTGAAACTGGCACGACAGGAATAGGAACAATAATAGACCTTTCGCAGTGGTATTTTGTAATCGGTGATCCAATAAAGCTATGTCAAATCAAGGATATGCTGAAGAAAAAAGCCCAAAATGCAAAATCTCCTAAAATTGATGCCGAAATAGAAATAATGGAAGCAAATTGTTGTATCCTCAACAAGGATTACCCAAATGCTGAAAACCATCTTTATAATGCACTGTCCCTGATGGAAAAAATAGAATCACCGCTGAATATAGGAATAACTAATTACAGAATTGCCCAATTAGAACTTCTACTATCAAACACTGACAAGGCAAAAAAACATCAGGAAAAAGCATTAGAAATTTTTAAATCCATTGATGCTATACCCTGGATTGAAAGGACAACCAACTTTAAACCGATAACTACTTGA
- the rlmN gene encoding 23S rRNA (adenine(2503)-C(2))-methyltransferase RlmN: MPHNIKELSLEELENLFKDMGLESYRGRQIFQWIWQKGVNDFDMMSNLSLALRKTLSEKFIIEDIKLIKNLKATDGAEKFLWELSDKNLIESVFIPELPRRTVCISTQVGCPLGCLFCATGIMGFKRNLKGFEIANQVQLVQKSVIDKLTNIVFMGMGEPLLNLENVFIALEFITSSIGLGMSQRHITISTAGIIEGIEKLLNSKWKVKLAISLNFADQAMRERYMPVAKKNPLKEILKLARLYSEKKELVTFEYVLIKNLNDSQKDAQQLLKLLKGIPSKINLIPYNPYPELPYESSPPDTVAKFQEILFNSDHPVTLRKSKGKDILAGCGQLAGNLKNS, translated from the coding sequence ATGCCACATAATATAAAAGAACTTTCGCTTGAAGAACTTGAAAATTTATTTAAGGATATGGGTCTTGAATCATATCGTGGACGTCAGATCTTTCAATGGATATGGCAGAAGGGAGTCAATGATTTCGATATGATGTCAAATCTTTCACTCGCTCTGAGAAAAACATTATCGGAAAAATTTATTATTGAAGATATAAAATTGATTAAAAATTTAAAGGCAACGGATGGTGCAGAAAAATTTTTATGGGAATTGAGTGACAAAAATTTGATTGAATCAGTCTTTATTCCTGAATTACCGAGGAGGACTGTCTGCATATCAACCCAGGTAGGTTGCCCCTTAGGATGCTTATTCTGTGCAACCGGAATTATGGGTTTCAAAAGAAATTTGAAAGGGTTTGAAATCGCCAATCAGGTTCAACTCGTCCAGAAATCAGTAATCGATAAATTGACCAATATCGTTTTTATGGGCATGGGTGAGCCGCTTTTGAATTTAGAAAATGTCTTTATTGCGCTTGAATTCATCACATCATCAATAGGGCTTGGTATGAGTCAGCGTCATATCACAATCTCAACTGCCGGAATAATTGAAGGGATAGAGAAACTTTTGAACTCAAAGTGGAAGGTTAAACTTGCAATTTCCTTAAATTTTGCCGACCAAGCAATGCGTGAAAGATATATGCCCGTGGCAAAAAAAAATCCTTTAAAAGAAATTTTGAAACTGGCAAGATTATATTCTGAAAAAAAGGAGCTCGTTACATTTGAATATGTATTGATTAAAAATTTGAATGACTCTCAAAAAGATGCCCAGCAGCTTTTGAAACTATTAAAAGGAATCCCTTCGAAGATAAATTTAATTCCTTATAATCCCTATCCAGAATTGCCTTATGAATCTTCTCCTCCTGACACAGTTGCAAAATTCCAGGAGATATTATTTAATTCTGACCATCCTGTGACCCTGCGCAAGTCAAAGGGAAAAGATATTCTTGCTGGTTGTGGTCAACTGGCAGGAAATCTTAAAAATTCCTAA
- a CDS encoding S8 family serine peptidase has translation MRFLTLTIIAVMAYAVDIHTPSPVEPYLPLPDENPTLISFSNGIVFDTRTGEPELPANLKIDSYRGPGYYLIQVDGPVYSHYLDQIKELGINVVGYIPNYALISYATEEQIALANLKPFVRWTGIFQPAYKLQKEVMEGRGTARVTIQLFPDENTNSIASIIQSLGFDVVEVIDHKLCKTIDAVVDLERIDKIAKITGVQWIQIWSEPTLANNNCQWVTQTGWQSTVPSDPAARRVWYAGIRGAGVVLSSSDTGIHTSHQQFYDSAYPITAPGVFPNHRKVVGYKVYSGAAFGDVGGGGYWHGTHVNGTVAGNDTLLGTSAYDGMAKEAKIYFCDIGSSSGGLVVSTNLTPMYDTIYLGRGLTYNILQHSGSWGWANSSGTYLTQDASTDAYIYAYPNFLNLYAAGNEYYATRIRNPGIAKNVITVGATQNGTAANQIASFSSRGPTQDNRIKPNLVAPGDVIYSAQGGTTNAYWSMSGTSMATPATNGSVGLIRHYLLAGYYPSGAANPADSIKYQSAALLRAMAMVSCDPNVGSYVIPSFDIGWGRIDVDSVLFLTGDTRKLIIKDDTIGVGTGQSKTDSFIVTNSAIPLRVAVAWTDTAAAANANPTLVNDLNVTLTAPNGTYYRGNQYTSGQSSANPTTWDNRNVEECFRVNNPVTGVWRLTVAGQNVPNAPMGFAYAITGGIGTIGIEERTSKTAIKENFICNTVINRLLNVKFTLNTQKLVTIQVYDLTGRMVEQVLNQRLNPGEHQINHRLNLPNGVYFVELKTDNSKQFSKVVTIH, from the coding sequence ATGAGGTTTTTGACTCTTACAATAATAGCCGTTATGGCTTATGCGGTTGATATCCATACCCCCTCTCCAGTAGAACCATACCTCCCTCTACCCGATGAGAATCCCACGCTTATCTCTTTCTCCAACGGCATTGTCTTTGATACACGGACTGGTGAGCCTGAATTACCCGCAAATCTAAAGATTGATTCTTACCGCGGTCCTGGATACTATCTCATACAGGTTGATGGTCCGGTATATTCTCACTATCTTGACCAGATAAAAGAACTCGGGATTAATGTCGTTGGCTATATTCCAAATTATGCGCTAATCTCTTACGCAACTGAAGAACAGATTGCCCTTGCGAACTTAAAGCCTTTTGTCCGCTGGACCGGCATATTCCAGCCTGCATATAAACTCCAGAAGGAGGTAATGGAAGGGAGAGGAACCGCACGCGTGACGATACAATTATTCCCTGATGAAAATACCAATTCTATCGCCAGCATAATCCAATCCCTCGGCTTTGATGTCGTAGAAGTCATTGACCATAAACTATGCAAGACGATTGATGCCGTCGTAGATCTTGAAAGAATTGATAAGATTGCTAAGATCACTGGTGTCCAGTGGATCCAAATATGGTCTGAACCGACCCTTGCCAATAATAATTGTCAGTGGGTGACACAAACTGGATGGCAAAGCACGGTTCCGTCTGACCCGGCGGCAAGAAGGGTCTGGTATGCTGGCATAAGGGGAGCAGGTGTTGTCCTCAGTTCATCTGATACAGGTATACACACATCACACCAGCAATTTTATGATTCCGCATATCCTATCACAGCACCTGGAGTATTTCCCAACCATCGGAAGGTAGTTGGCTACAAGGTCTATTCAGGTGCAGCATTCGGTGATGTTGGAGGAGGTGGCTACTGGCACGGCACACATGTCAACGGAACAGTCGCAGGAAATGATACATTATTAGGAACAAGCGCCTATGATGGTATGGCAAAAGAGGCGAAGATCTATTTCTGTGATATCGGCAGTTCATCAGGTGGACTCGTTGTCTCCACTAATCTAACCCCAATGTATGATACGATTTATCTTGGACGCGGACTTACCTATAACATCCTCCAGCACTCAGGTTCCTGGGGCTGGGCTAACTCCAGTGGGACTTATCTCACCCAGGATGCCTCAACTGATGCGTATATCTATGCCTATCCTAATTTTTTAAATCTGTACGCTGCGGGCAACGAATATTATGCAACAAGAATTCGTAATCCAGGTATTGCCAAGAATGTGATAACGGTTGGTGCAACACAGAATGGTACTGCAGCTAATCAGATTGCCTCATTCTCCAGCCGCGGTCCAACCCAGGACAACCGAATAAAACCCAACCTCGTAGCACCGGGAGATGTTATTTATTCTGCCCAGGGTGGTACAACAAATGCATACTGGTCAATGTCCGGTACAAGCATGGCAACACCAGCAACGAATGGCTCAGTTGGTCTTATCCGACATTATTTACTCGCTGGTTATTATCCATCAGGTGCTGCGAATCCTGCAGATTCAATAAAATACCAGAGTGCGGCGCTTTTACGGGCGATGGCAATGGTTTCCTGTGACCCTAATGTCGGTTCTTATGTAATTCCGAGTTTTGATATCGGCTGGGGCAGGATTGATGTGGACAGTGTCCTTTTCTTAACCGGTGATACAAGAAAACTGATAATAAAAGATGATACGATTGGTGTTGGAACCGGCCAGTCAAAAACCGATTCATTTATTGTAACTAATTCAGCGATACCATTAAGGGTTGCCGTTGCCTGGACCGATACTGCTGCAGCAGCGAATGCCAATCCGACACTTGTAAACGATTTGAATGTTACCCTCACCGCACCAAACGGAACATACTATCGCGGAAATCAGTATACAAGCGGGCAATCATCTGCCAATCCCACGACCTGGGATAACCGGAATGTTGAAGAATGTTTCAGGGTTAATAACCCGGTTACCGGGGTCTGGAGACTGACTGTTGCAGGTCAGAATGTGCCAAATGCACCTATGGGATTTGCCTATGCCATTACCGGTGGCATTGGAACAATCGGCATTGAAGAAAGGACAAGCAAAACCGCAATTAAAGAAAACTTCATCTGCAATACTGTCATAAATAGATTACTAAATGTAAAATTCACACTCAATACCCAGAAATTAGTGACGATTCAGGTCTATGACCTGACTGGCAGAATGGTTGAACAGGTTCTGAATCAAAGATTGAATCCTGGCGAACACCAGATCAATCACAGACTCAATCTACCAAATGGTGTCTATTTTGTAGAACTGAAAACTGACAATTCAAAACAATTCAGCAAGGTTGTGACGATTCATTAA
- the sucD gene encoding succinate--CoA ligase subunit alpha yields MSILINKNTRLVVQGITGRDGSFHTRQMLNYGTNVVAGVTPGKGGTVVEGVPVFNSVAEAVKKTGANTSVIFVPAKFAPAAMYEAIDAGIELVVCISEGIPTIEMVKIMAYLKDKKCRLIGPNSPGLVSAGEAKVGILPGHIFKKGRIGVVSRSGTLTYEIVDHITKIGLGQSTCIGIGGDPIIGTKFIDCLELFANDPETEAVVIVGEIGGRDEQDAAEYIKKYFKKPVFGFIAGKTAPPDKRMGHAGAIISGTAGTAAEKVKAFESAGVKVGETPAQVAELIKSTLK; encoded by the coding sequence ATGAGCATTTTAATAAATAAAAATACAAGACTTGTAGTGCAGGGTATCACCGGTCGTGATGGGAGTTTCCATACACGCCAGATGCTAAATTACGGAACGAATGTCGTTGCTGGTGTAACACCGGGTAAAGGTGGAACAGTAGTTGAAGGTGTACCGGTATTCAATTCAGTTGCTGAGGCAGTAAAAAAGACCGGTGCGAATACATCGGTGATATTTGTGCCGGCGAAGTTTGCCCCGGCTGCAATGTATGAGGCAATTGATGCGGGTATAGAATTGGTTGTCTGTATCTCCGAAGGAATTCCTACAATTGAAATGGTAAAGATTATGGCGTATTTGAAAGATAAAAAATGTAGACTCATCGGACCGAATTCACCAGGGCTCGTGTCCGCAGGCGAGGCAAAAGTGGGTATTTTACCCGGGCATATATTTAAGAAGGGGAGGATCGGCGTGGTTTCGCGCAGTGGCACCCTGACTTACGAAATCGTCGACCATATTACAAAAATCGGACTTGGACAATCAACCTGTATTGGTATTGGTGGCGACCCGATAATCGGAACAAAATTCATTGATTGTCTTGAATTATTTGCAAATGATCCTGAGACCGAAGCTGTTGTTATTGTAGGTGAGATTGGCGGCAGGGATGAACAGGATGCAGCAGAATATATCAAAAAATATTTCAAAAAGCCGGTCTTTGGTTTTATCGCAGGCAAAACCGCACCACCGGATAAAAGAATGGGGCATGCCGGTGCAATAATTTCCGGGACTGCTGGCACTGCTGCAGAAAAGGTAAAGGCATTTGAATCAGCGGGGGTGAAAGTTGGCGAGACACCGGCACAGGTAGCAGAGTTGATAAAATCAACATTAAAATAA
- the rbr gene encoding rubrerythrin: MGKSLKGTKTEKNLLISFAGESQARNRYTYFASVAKKEGYEQISAIFLETADNEKEHAKVFFKYLEGGELEITAAYPAGMIKDTLTNLQSAADGERFEWSKLYSDFAKIADEEGFPEIATSFREIAEVEQFHESRYRKLIENVKNGTVFKKPTVVKWHCRNCGYIHEGIEAPKECPACKHPQSYYELLAENY, from the coding sequence ATGGGAAAGTCATTAAAAGGGACAAAGACTGAAAAAAATTTGTTGATTTCTTTCGCAGGTGAAAGTCAGGCAAGAAATCGTTATACATATTTTGCATCAGTGGCAAAAAAAGAAGGATATGAACAGATTTCTGCAATATTTCTTGAGACCGCGGATAACGAAAAAGAACATGCCAAGGTCTTTTTCAAGTATCTTGAGGGTGGAGAACTTGAAATCACCGCGGCGTATCCTGCGGGTATGATAAAGGATACTTTGACAAATCTCCAATCTGCGGCAGATGGCGAAAGATTTGAATGGTCAAAATTGTATTCTGACTTTGCGAAGATTGCTGATGAAGAGGGATTCCCTGAGATTGCCACATCATTCAGAGAGATCGCTGAGGTTGAACAATTCCATGAATCACGGTACAGAAAACTGATTGAGAATGTGAAAAACGGTACAGTCTTTAAAAAGCCGACAGTCGTAAAATGGCATTGCCGAAATTGTGGATATATCCACGAAGGGATTGAGGCACCTAAAGAATGCCCGGCGTGCAAACATCCACAATCGTACTACGAACTTCTTGCGGAGAATTATTAA
- the sucC gene encoding ADP-forming succinate--CoA ligase subunit beta encodes MKIHEYQAKEFFKKYGIPVPKEKVCFNINEVIQASKEIGLPCVIKAQVMVGGRGKAGGIKVAKTEEEVKTYGTQILGMEIKGIPVKKVLVSEAIGIASEAYLGIIIDRNEKKTVLMACKEGGVEIEEVARQKPEAIYKVYADPLLGLLEHKAREIGLFLYGSSKTAFDCAAIADKLYRLFVENDASLAEINPLVVDNKGNLIALDAKINFDDNGLYRHPEIEAIRDRESEDENELLARERDLSYVKLNGNIGCVVNGAGLAMATMDLVKHFGGEPANFLDIGGSSSPEKVKNALEILLRDKNVKVIFFNIFGGITRCDDVALGILEAKKSLNIKQPIVARLTGTNEDKAMEILKEAGLIFAKTMDEGAKKAIELLK; translated from the coding sequence TTGAAAATCCATGAATATCAAGCAAAGGAATTTTTCAAAAAATACGGCATTCCCGTGCCAAAAGAAAAGGTCTGTTTCAATATAAACGAGGTAATCCAGGCCTCAAAAGAAATAGGGCTCCCCTGTGTTATAAAGGCGCAGGTAATGGTCGGTGGCAGAGGTAAGGCAGGTGGGATAAAGGTTGCAAAGACCGAGGAAGAGGTTAAGACCTATGGTACCCAGATACTTGGTATGGAGATAAAAGGCATACCAGTAAAGAAGGTTCTGGTTTCAGAAGCAATAGGAATTGCCTCAGAAGCCTACCTCGGTATTATCATTGACCGCAATGAAAAAAAGACCGTCTTGATGGCATGTAAAGAAGGCGGTGTGGAGATTGAAGAGGTTGCCCGACAGAAACCCGAGGCAATATATAAGGTTTATGCTGACCCTTTGCTCGGTTTGCTTGAACACAAGGCAAGGGAGATCGGCTTATTTTTATATGGCAGTTCCAAGACCGCCTTTGATTGTGCTGCAATCGCCGATAAACTCTATAGACTTTTCGTTGAAAATGATGCATCACTGGCTGAAATAAATCCACTCGTCGTTGATAATAAAGGAAATTTAATAGCACTTGATGCCAAGATAAATTTTGATGATAATGGACTATATCGCCACCCCGAGATTGAGGCGATAAGGGACAGGGAAAGTGAAGACGAAAACGAATTGCTTGCAAGGGAAAGGGATTTATCATATGTCAAACTCAATGGCAACATAGGTTGTGTTGTAAATGGTGCAGGATTGGCAATGGCAACAATGGATTTGGTCAAACACTTTGGTGGTGAACCGGCAAACTTTCTTGATATAGGCGGTTCATCCTCCCCGGAAAAAGTAAAAAATGCACTGGAGATCCTTTTGCGCGACAAAAATGTGAAGGTGATATTCTTCAACATTTTCGGTGGTATCACAAGATGCGATGATGTTGCATTAGGAATCCTTGAGGCAAAAAAATCTTTGAATATTAAACAACCAATCGTTGCAAGGCTCACCGGAACAAACGAAGACAAGGCAATGGAGATTCTCAAAGAGGCAGGATTGATATTTGCCAAGACAATGGATGAAGGTGCGAAAAAGGCAATTGAACTATTAAAATAG
- the lepB gene encoding signal peptidase I, translating into MEKLKREIYSWVIVILVVLILRAVFVEAYVIPTGSMEKTLLIGDALLVNRFIYGVKFPYTQFQIIPGRMPNRGEIIVFKYPFENRDFVKRCVAVEGDTVKIVNKVLYVNGKPVDEPYKIHRDPRILPGYTNDGPNYQKNWESAKFADLYGIYIRDNFGPVVVPKDCVFAMGDNRDISMDSRFWGPLHKKYLKGKPLFIYFSFNPGREASSLLDILQFWRWKEVRCNRIGRII; encoded by the coding sequence ATGGAGAAACTAAAGAGAGAGATTTATTCTTGGGTAATTGTGATACTCGTTGTTTTAATTCTCAGGGCAGTATTTGTTGAGGCGTATGTTATACCCACAGGTTCAATGGAGAAGACCCTTCTTATCGGCGATGCACTACTTGTTAATCGTTTTATCTACGGAGTAAAATTTCCATATACTCAATTTCAGATCATACCGGGTAGAATGCCGAACAGGGGAGAGATAATAGTTTTTAAATACCCGTTTGAGAATCGTGATTTTGTAAAAAGATGTGTGGCAGTAGAAGGGGATACAGTAAAAATTGTCAATAAAGTTCTTTATGTAAATGGCAAACCCGTTGATGAGCCATACAAAATACATCGTGATCCACGTATCCTACCGGGCTACACCAATGATGGTCCAAATTATCAAAAAAACTGGGAGAGTGCAAAGTTTGCTGATCTTTATGGAATTTATATAAGGGATAATTTTGGTCCGGTCGTTGTGCCTAAGGATTGTGTTTTTGCAATGGGAGATAATCGGGATATCTCAATGGATTCCAGATTCTGGGGACCATTACACAAAAAATACTTGAAGGGCAAGCCATTATTCATTTATTTTTCTTTTAATCCGGGTCGTGAGGCATCAAGCCTTTTAGATATATTACAATTCTGGAGATGGAAGGAAGTAAGGTGTAATCGCATAGGTAGAATAATTTAA